The following are encoded together in the Kribbella sp. CA-293567 genome:
- a CDS encoding DUF2017 domain-containing protein has product MTRFRKRKKTVIVSFADHEADILANLLRNLVELLYDGMPPRASTSSDPLAALLDNDGPTSPPEDVVLQRLLPDAYRSDDHASSEFRRFTERGLRDSKAADAKLVLAALEKPSGDGIPLEGDDQLAWLRALNDLRLAIGTRLDIKEEDDHAVWEKLPDDDPRRLTYDLYDWLGYLQSALLHNIK; this is encoded by the coding sequence ATGACCAGGTTCCGCAAGCGCAAGAAGACCGTGATCGTCAGCTTCGCCGACCACGAGGCCGACATCCTCGCGAACCTGCTCCGCAACCTGGTCGAGCTCCTGTACGACGGGATGCCACCGCGCGCCTCGACCTCGAGTGACCCGCTGGCCGCGCTGCTGGACAACGACGGGCCGACCTCGCCGCCGGAGGACGTCGTACTGCAGCGGCTGCTGCCGGACGCGTACCGGTCCGACGACCACGCGTCGTCGGAGTTCCGCCGGTTCACCGAGCGCGGCCTGCGCGACAGCAAGGCCGCCGACGCGAAGCTGGTGCTCGCCGCCCTGGAGAAGCCCTCCGGGGACGGCATCCCGCTGGAAGGCGACGACCAGCTCGCCTGGCTCCGCGCGCTGAACGACCTGCGGCTCGCGATCGGCACCCGGCTCGACATCAAGGAAGAGGACGACCACGCCGTCTGGGAGAAGCTCCCCGACGACGACCCCCGCCGCCTAACCTACGACCTCTACGACTGGCTCGGCTACCTGCAGTCAGCACTTCTTCACAACATCAAATAA
- a CDS encoding nicotinate phosphoribosyltransferase → MLQASLADGTAHRRSVFELFARRLPDGRRFGVVAGINRLLDALERFRFDEQTIAFLADRGIVDQATRDWLADYRFSGDIAGYADGEIFFPGSPVLVVESSFAEAVLLETVFLSILNHDSAVASAASRMTWWAGGRPCIEMGSRRTHEEAAVASALAAYIAGFATTSNLEAARRFGIPSAGTAAHSFTLLHDSERDAFVSQVDALGKGTTLLVDTYDLTEAVRTAIEVTGTELGAVRLDSGDLPSLAGQVREQLDALGATRTRVIVTSDLDEFQIAALAPASVDGYGVGTSLVTGSGYPTCGFVYKLVAREDATGTMIPVAKKSPDKTSIGGRKYALRRRSAAGVAELELIGVGERPVDDGDDRELLRPLVEAGKIIGRTTPAESQAHHLKVRDELPRSASQLSRGEPAIPTEYIGDIRARNPFAPRSAI, encoded by the coding sequence ATGCTGCAGGCCAGCCTGGCCGACGGTACGGCGCACCGCCGTTCGGTCTTCGAACTCTTCGCCCGCCGGCTGCCCGACGGACGCCGCTTCGGCGTGGTCGCGGGCATCAACCGGCTCCTGGACGCGCTGGAGCGGTTCCGGTTCGACGAACAGACGATCGCGTTCCTGGCCGATCGCGGCATCGTCGACCAGGCTACCCGCGACTGGCTGGCGGACTACCGCTTCTCCGGTGACATCGCCGGGTACGCCGACGGCGAGATCTTCTTCCCCGGCTCCCCGGTGCTGGTGGTGGAGTCGAGCTTCGCCGAGGCGGTGCTGCTGGAGACGGTCTTCCTGTCCATCCTCAACCACGACTCCGCGGTCGCCTCGGCCGCCTCGCGGATGACCTGGTGGGCCGGTGGCCGGCCGTGTATCGAGATGGGGTCGCGGCGCACCCATGAGGAGGCTGCGGTCGCGTCCGCGCTGGCGGCGTACATCGCGGGCTTCGCCACCACCTCCAACCTGGAGGCCGCCCGCCGGTTCGGCATCCCGAGCGCCGGTACGGCGGCGCACTCGTTCACGCTCCTGCACGACAGCGAGCGGGACGCCTTCGTCTCCCAGGTCGATGCCCTCGGCAAGGGAACGACGCTGCTGGTGGACACCTACGACCTGACCGAAGCGGTCAGGACCGCGATCGAGGTGACCGGTACCGAGCTCGGAGCCGTCCGGCTGGACTCCGGCGACCTGCCGTCACTGGCCGGCCAGGTCCGCGAGCAGCTCGACGCGCTCGGCGCGACCAGGACCCGGGTGATCGTGACGAGCGACCTGGACGAGTTCCAGATCGCGGCGCTGGCACCGGCCTCGGTGGACGGGTACGGCGTGGGCACCTCGCTGGTCACCGGCAGCGGCTACCCGACCTGCGGTTTCGTCTACAAGCTGGTCGCTCGCGAGGACGCCACCGGCACGATGATCCCGGTGGCGAAGAAGAGCCCGGACAAGACCTCGATCGGCGGCCGCAAGTACGCGCTGCGCCGGCGCTCGGCCGCGGGTGTCGCCGAGCTGGAGCTGATCGGGGTCGGTGAGCGGCCCGTGGACGACGGCGACGACCGCGAACTGCTGCGGCCGCTGGTCGAGGCCGGCAAGATCATCGGCCGCACCACCCCGGCCGAATCCCAGGCCCACCACCTCAAGGTCCGCGACGAACTCCCCCGCAGCGCCAGCCAGCTGAGCCGCGGCGAGCCCGCCATCCCGACCGAGTACATCGGCGACATCCGGGCCCGCAACCCGTTCGCTCCCCGCAGCGCAATCTGA
- a CDS encoding glycoside hydrolase family 12 protein, with protein sequence MRIGTLRPVVALVALLAATAASVLPASAATWESSDKWGTWSTGGYTVRNNVWGGGAGAQSIWANSASNFGVWANHPNTGGVKSYPHSAKAIGKRISALGTLTSSFNVSRPGSGAYATAYDIWADGHAYEIMLWMNKQGPVGAIGSRQTTATVGGHTWDVYKGSNGSNEVFSFLRTSNTNAGTVDIKAVMNWIRNRGWIGDAVMNDVQFGFEITSSSGGLNFSTNSYSVTSS encoded by the coding sequence ATGAGAATCGGAACCTTGCGGCCGGTGGTGGCGCTGGTGGCGCTGCTCGCCGCCACCGCGGCGTCGGTGCTGCCGGCCAGCGCGGCCACCTGGGAGTCCAGCGACAAGTGGGGAACGTGGTCGACCGGCGGCTACACCGTCCGCAACAACGTCTGGGGCGGTGGTGCCGGGGCGCAGTCGATCTGGGCCAACTCCGCCTCCAACTTCGGTGTCTGGGCGAACCACCCGAACACCGGCGGGGTGAAGTCCTACCCGCACTCGGCCAAGGCGATCGGCAAGCGGATCAGCGCGCTCGGCACGCTGACCAGCAGCTTCAACGTCTCCCGGCCGGGCAGCGGCGCGTACGCGACGGCGTACGACATCTGGGCCGACGGGCACGCCTACGAGATCATGTTGTGGATGAACAAGCAGGGCCCGGTCGGGGCGATCGGCAGCCGGCAGACGACCGCCACCGTGGGCGGCCACACCTGGGACGTCTACAAGGGCAGCAACGGGTCCAACGAGGTGTTCTCGTTCCTGCGGACCAGCAACACCAATGCCGGCACGGTGGACATCAAAGCGGTGATGAACTGGATCCGTAACCGGGGCTGGATCGGCGACGCGGTGATGAACGACGTGCAATTCGGTTTCGAGATCACCTCGTCCAGCGGTGGCCTGAATTTCAGCACCAACTCCTATTCGGTCACCTCTTCCTGA
- the clpS gene encoding ATP-dependent Clp protease adapter ClpS, whose product MTTAPSELASPDIDEAIELSPPWVTIVWNDPVNLMDYVTFVFQTHFGYSKAKAEKLMMQVHEEGKSAVSNGNREAMERDVEAMHQYGLWATCEKS is encoded by the coding sequence GTGACCACCGCACCGAGTGAACTCGCGAGCCCCGACATCGACGAGGCGATCGAGTTGAGTCCACCCTGGGTGACCATCGTCTGGAACGATCCGGTCAACCTGATGGACTACGTCACGTTCGTCTTCCAGACCCATTTCGGCTACTCCAAGGCGAAGGCGGAGAAGCTGATGATGCAGGTGCACGAAGAGGGCAAGTCGGCCGTCTCGAACGGCAACCGCGAGGCGATGGAACGCGACGTCGAGGCGATGCACCAGTACGGCCTGTGGGCCACCTGCGAGAAGTCATGA
- a CDS encoding aldo/keto reductase, with protein MEKRTLGRTGRDVGVVGLGAWQLGADWGEVDESDALAVLNSAIEGGVTFIDTADVYGDGRSERLVGQVLKDHPELTVATKMGRRVEQLPENYTLDAFRAWNDRSRENLGVDTIDLVQLHCPPTAVYSTDAVFDALDTLVGEGRIAAYGVSVETCDEALTAIARPNVASVQIILNALRLKPLDRVLPAAERAGVGIIARVPLASGLLSGKYDENTTFGADDHRNYNRKGEAFDVGETFSGVDFGTGLEAVKRLIPLVPDGATMAQFALRWILDQPGVSVVIPGARNPEQVAGNIGAAALAPLSTGELKVVQTVYDELIRPQVHDRW; from the coding sequence ATGGAAAAGCGGACGCTGGGACGTACTGGGCGGGATGTCGGCGTGGTCGGGCTGGGGGCCTGGCAGCTGGGAGCCGACTGGGGTGAGGTCGACGAGAGCGACGCGCTGGCGGTGCTGAACTCGGCGATCGAGGGTGGCGTCACCTTCATCGACACCGCCGACGTGTACGGCGACGGCCGCAGCGAGCGGCTGGTCGGGCAGGTCCTGAAGGACCACCCGGAGCTGACCGTGGCGACCAAGATGGGCCGCCGGGTCGAGCAGCTCCCCGAGAACTACACCCTGGACGCCTTCCGCGCCTGGAACGACCGCTCCCGCGAGAACCTCGGCGTCGACACGATCGACCTGGTCCAGCTGCACTGCCCGCCGACCGCGGTCTACTCGACCGACGCCGTCTTCGACGCGCTCGACACCCTGGTCGGTGAGGGCCGGATCGCGGCGTACGGCGTGAGCGTGGAGACCTGCGACGAAGCACTCACCGCGATCGCCCGCCCGAACGTGGCCTCGGTCCAGATCATCCTCAACGCCCTCCGGCTCAAGCCGCTCGACCGGGTGCTGCCCGCCGCCGAGCGGGCCGGCGTCGGCATCATCGCCCGGGTCCCGCTCGCCAGCGGCCTGCTGTCGGGCAAGTACGACGAGAACACCACCTTCGGCGCGGACGACCACCGCAACTACAACCGCAAGGGCGAGGCCTTCGACGTCGGCGAGACGTTCTCCGGTGTCGACTTCGGAACCGGCCTGGAGGCGGTCAAGCGGCTGATCCCGCTCGTCCCGGACGGCGCGACGATGGCCCAGTTCGCGCTCCGCTGGATCCTCGACCAGCCCGGCGTCAGCGTGGTCATCCCCGGCGCCCGCAACCCCGAGCAGGTGGCCGGCAACATCGGCGCCGCCGCCCTGGCCCCGCTCAGCACCGGTGAGCTGAAGGTCGTCCAGACCGTGTACGACGAGCTGATCCGCCCGCAGGTCCACGACCGCTGGTAG
- the ileS gene encoding isoleucine--tRNA ligase, with amino-acid sequence MSYPKAGSGGLTPSPVFPAIEERVLAYWEADQTFLASVADRAAGVDGENEFVFYDGPPFANGLPHYGHLLTGYVKDVVPRYQTMRGHRVERRFGWDTHGLPAELEAQRVLGLKTKAEILELGIEKFNEVCRSSVLKYTDDWQAYVTRQARWVDFGNDYKTLNRDYMESVIWAFKTLYDKGLVYEGLRVLPYCWNDETPLSNHELRMDDDVYQPRQDPSVTVAVVLETGERLLAWTTTPWTLPSNLAMAVGPDLDYVVVNDAEGRPTILAEARQAAYGYDEVIRRLKGSELIGLRYTPLFGFFTDAERWGTEQAFQVIAADHVTTENGTGVVHLAPAYGEEDQLACDAAGIPTLLTVDDGARFTTVVPPYAGQHVFDANRPIIRDLQAAGALVREDSYVHSYPHCWRCRNPLIYKAVSSWFVEVTRVRDRMVELNEQITWVPEHVKHGQFGKWLANARDWSISRNRFWGSPIPVWRSDDPAYPRIDVYGSVAELERDFGVAVPDLHRPFIDELTRPNPDDPTGRSTMRRVSDVLDVWFDSGSMSFAQVHYPFENTDWFEHHFPGDFIVEYLGQTRGWFYTMHVLATALFDRPAFSSCLSHGIVLGSDGQKMSKSLRNYPDVREVFDRDGADAMRWFLMSSPILRGGNLVVTEQGIRDGVRQVLIPLWNAWYFFGLYANAASATASWSVSSEVELDRYLLARLRIFVGEVEERLDRYDLASACESVAGYLDVLTNWYIRRSRERFWDEQGESFQAALNTLYTALEVVTRTVAPLLPLTAEEIWRGLTGGRSVHLADWPSVHDLPSDDDLVTRMERIREICSVASAIRKAEGIRGRQPLRTLTVATPDAEALQGLIPILRAEVNVRDVVLAGVDDVDAPVSQKLTVNARAAGPRLGREVQAVIKASKSGDWSVSPSGEVVAGGITLVEGEYTLETTLIDGHSASGLLADGGFVVLDLVLTPELEREGIARDVIRAVQQARRDARLDVTDRIDLRLTADATTRAALEAHRDTLLAETLAATLALTDGDELLIAVEKSA; translated from the coding sequence ATGAGCTACCCGAAGGCTGGATCCGGCGGACTGACCCCGAGCCCGGTGTTCCCGGCGATCGAGGAGCGAGTGCTCGCGTACTGGGAGGCGGATCAGACGTTCCTGGCCTCCGTGGCGGACCGCGCGGCCGGTGTGGACGGGGAGAACGAGTTCGTCTTCTACGACGGGCCGCCGTTCGCGAACGGGCTGCCGCACTACGGGCACCTGCTGACCGGCTACGTGAAGGACGTCGTACCGCGGTACCAGACGATGCGGGGGCACCGGGTCGAGCGGCGGTTCGGGTGGGACACGCACGGGCTGCCGGCCGAGTTGGAGGCGCAGCGGGTGCTGGGGCTGAAGACCAAGGCCGAGATCCTCGAGCTGGGGATCGAGAAGTTCAACGAGGTGTGCCGGTCGTCGGTGCTCAAGTACACCGACGACTGGCAGGCCTACGTCACCCGGCAGGCGCGCTGGGTCGACTTCGGCAACGACTACAAGACGCTCAACCGCGATTACATGGAGTCGGTGATCTGGGCGTTCAAGACGTTGTACGACAAGGGTCTGGTGTACGAAGGCCTGCGGGTCCTGCCGTACTGCTGGAACGACGAGACGCCACTGTCGAACCACGAGCTGCGGATGGACGACGACGTCTACCAGCCGCGGCAGGACCCGTCGGTGACGGTGGCGGTCGTGCTGGAGACGGGCGAGCGGCTGCTGGCCTGGACGACGACGCCCTGGACGCTGCCGAGCAACCTGGCGATGGCCGTCGGCCCTGACCTCGACTACGTGGTGGTGAACGACGCCGAGGGGCGGCCGACGATCCTGGCCGAGGCGCGGCAGGCGGCGTACGGGTACGACGAGGTGATCCGGCGGCTCAAGGGTTCTGAGCTGATCGGGCTGCGGTACACGCCGCTGTTCGGGTTCTTCACCGACGCCGAGCGCTGGGGTACCGAGCAGGCGTTCCAGGTGATCGCGGCCGACCACGTGACCACGGAGAACGGCACCGGCGTGGTGCACCTGGCCCCGGCGTACGGCGAGGAGGACCAGCTCGCCTGCGACGCGGCCGGGATCCCGACCCTGCTGACGGTGGACGACGGGGCCCGCTTCACCACCGTCGTTCCGCCGTACGCCGGGCAGCACGTCTTCGACGCCAACCGGCCGATCATCCGCGATCTCCAAGCCGCGGGAGCGCTGGTTCGCGAGGACAGCTACGTGCACAGCTACCCGCATTGCTGGCGGTGCCGCAATCCGCTGATCTACAAGGCGGTTTCGAGCTGGTTCGTCGAGGTGACCCGGGTCCGCGACCGGATGGTCGAGCTGAACGAGCAGATCACCTGGGTGCCGGAGCACGTCAAGCACGGGCAGTTCGGCAAGTGGCTGGCGAACGCGCGGGACTGGTCGATCAGCCGGAACCGGTTCTGGGGTTCGCCGATCCCGGTCTGGCGCTCGGACGACCCGGCGTACCCGCGGATCGACGTGTACGGGTCGGTGGCGGAGCTGGAGCGGGACTTCGGCGTCGCCGTACCGGATCTGCACCGGCCGTTCATCGACGAGCTGACCCGGCCGAACCCGGACGACCCGACCGGGAGGTCGACGATGCGGCGGGTCTCCGACGTGCTCGACGTGTGGTTCGACTCGGGGTCGATGAGCTTCGCGCAGGTGCACTACCCGTTCGAGAACACCGACTGGTTCGAGCACCACTTCCCGGGCGACTTCATCGTCGAGTACCTCGGCCAGACCCGCGGCTGGTTCTACACCATGCACGTGCTCGCGACGGCGTTGTTCGACCGGCCGGCCTTCTCCTCGTGTCTGTCGCACGGCATCGTGCTGGGCAGCGACGGGCAGAAGATGAGCAAGTCGCTGCGGAACTACCCCGACGTCCGCGAGGTGTTCGACCGCGACGGCGCGGACGCGATGCGCTGGTTCCTGATGTCGTCGCCGATCCTTCGGGGTGGCAACCTGGTCGTCACCGAGCAGGGGATCCGCGACGGCGTACGGCAGGTGCTGATCCCGCTGTGGAACGCCTGGTACTTCTTCGGGCTCTACGCGAACGCCGCCTCGGCCACGGCCTCCTGGTCGGTCTCGTCCGAGGTGGAGCTCGACCGGTACCTGCTGGCGCGGCTGCGGATCTTCGTCGGTGAGGTCGAGGAGCGGCTCGATCGCTACGACCTCGCCTCGGCGTGCGAGTCGGTGGCCGGCTACCTGGACGTGCTGACGAACTGGTACATCCGGCGGTCGCGGGAGCGGTTCTGGGACGAGCAGGGCGAATCGTTCCAGGCTGCGCTGAACACTCTCTACACGGCGCTGGAGGTGGTCACCCGGACGGTGGCACCGCTGCTGCCGTTGACGGCCGAGGAGATCTGGCGCGGGCTGACCGGCGGGCGTTCGGTGCACCTGGCCGACTGGCCGTCGGTGCACGACCTGCCGTCGGACGACGACCTGGTGACCCGGATGGAGCGGATCCGCGAGATCTGCTCGGTCGCCTCGGCGATCCGGAAGGCGGAGGGGATCCGGGGCCGGCAGCCGCTCCGGACGCTGACGGTCGCCACGCCTGACGCCGAGGCGCTGCAGGGGTTGATCCCGATCCTGCGTGCCGAGGTCAACGTGCGCGACGTCGTACTGGCCGGGGTCGACGACGTGGATGCGCCGGTCTCGCAGAAGCTGACCGTCAACGCGCGAGCTGCCGGGCCGCGGCTGGGACGCGAGGTCCAGGCGGTCATCAAGGCGTCGAAGTCGGGCGACTGGTCGGTCTCGCCGTCCGGTGAGGTAGTTGCCGGCGGCATCACTCTGGTCGAGGGGGAGTACACGCTGGAAACCACCTTGATCGACGGGCACTCGGCGAGCGGGCTGCTGGCCGACGGCGGTTTCGTCGTACTCGACCTGGTCCTCACACCGGAGCTGGAGCGCGAAGGTATCGCCCGCGACGTGATCCGCGCGGTACAGCAAGCTCGCCGGGACGCGCGGCTGGACGTCACCGACCGCATCGACCTTCGCCTGACCGCGGATGCCACCACCCGGGCGGCGCTCGAAGCTCACCGCGACACCCTGCTGGCGGAAACGCTGGCTGCCACCTTGGCGCTCACCGACGGCGATGAGCTGCTCATCGCCGTCGAGAAGTCCGCATAG